The Caballeronia sp. SL2Y3 genomic sequence CAGAAGAAATCGAGCGCGGCACGAAGGTCACCTATCTCGGACAGGTCCACGGCATGATGGCCGCGCTCGCACGCATGCGCACGCGCAACCGCGGCACCATCGTGAATGTCGGCTCGGCGCTGGGCTACCGCTCGGTGCCGTTGCAATCCGTGTATTGCGGCGCGAAGTTCGCCATTCGCGGCTTCACGGACGCGCTTCGCTCCGAGATCATCCATGACCGGCTGAAGATCCATCTGACCATGGTCGCGCTACCCGCTCTGAACACGCCTCAGTTCGACTGGGCCCTCAACAAGATGGGCAAACGCGCGCGACCCGTCGCGCCGATCTTCGAACCGGAGGTCGCAGCGCGCGCCATCTACTTTGCCGCGACTCACCATCGGCGGGAGGTCTGGGTGGGCTTTTCGAGCGTCAAGGCGATCGTGGCGAACCGCATCGCGCCGAATCTCATCGACCGCTATCTGGCGCGCAGCGGTTATAGCGGGCAGCTTACCGACGAACCGCTCCCGCATGACGCGCCGAGCAATCTGTTCGATCCCGTTCCTGGCGATTACGGCGCCCATGGGCGCTTCGGCGACGAAGCGCGGCAACGCAGCGTCGAAATGTTCACCGATCGTCACCGCGCGCTGTTCTGGGGACTGGCGGGCATCGGCACAATGGGTTTGTTCGGACTTCTATCTAAAAGAAGGAGCGGACAGCGGTGAGCTGCCCCATCGAAGACTATGCGCTGCTGGGCGACGGCCAGACTATGCTGGCCACGCTTCGGCGACGATGCCTGCTTCGCCCCGCTGCTCGGCACGAGCCGACAATCGCGACGCACCATTCTGATGCGTTTTCCACCGCGAGCATTCCTTCGACGATTCCCCGCCGCGCCGCCACGCACTCTTAGCCATCCGTAATTCAGCTAACGAATAGGCCTCCGGTCCAACTTACCGATTCGGCGCGCGGCCTTTGTGGGGAACCACACACATGCAAAACGATTAGGGATACGACGGTTTTTCCAATGCCCTAATGTCTCCTTGCGGCGACCCGACGCCGTCCGTGGACAGAGGAGCACACATGAAAACGTCGCTGAAAGAAATCGGCGCTGCAATGCGCGCCTTGCTTCTGGCGCTGATCGTGGTTCCTGCGCTATCGCATGCGCAGAGCAATCTGAACGCGCGTTCCTTCACCGATGTAGACGACACCGCCGATGCGACCGCCGGCAATTCGGCCGTAACGACCGCGGGAAGTCTCGCCTCGCTGTTGCAGCGGCTGCAATGCGCCTCCGGATTGAATCCGTCAGGCAACTCAGCGACCGTCTCCCTCACCGCGAAGATGACGTCGTATCGAATCTACAACCCCTCGACGAACGCGTTCGATACCGTCAACATGCGTTCGTACAACGGCTGTCCATCGGGACCGACCATCAGCATCAAGCCGGGCGCCACGCTCAAGCTGAACTTTACGAACAATCTTCCGCTGAATCCGAACGACGCGACCTGTCCCAGCCAGCCCGATCACGTCACGCCGCATTGCTTCAACAACACGAACATCCATACGCACGGGCTGCATGTATCGCCGTCCGGTAATGCCGACAATGTGCTGATTACGGTGCCGCCCAGCGGCGGAAAATCCACGAGCGACAGCACGCATCACTACGTCTTCGAGATTCCGTCGAACCATCCGTCGGGCACCTTCTGGTATCACTCGCATCTGCACGGGTCCACCGCCATCGACGTGGCGAGCGGCATGGCGGGCGTGCTCATCGTGCGCGGCTCGCGTCAGGCGCGC encodes the following:
- a CDS encoding SDR family oxidoreductase — translated: MPKVVVITGAGAGVGRATVDEFARQGYDVALLSRDAERLERAASQVRETYGVRALPIPTDVADARAVDRAASHVEETLGPIDVWVNVAMATAFAPVSELTAEEIERGTKVTYLGQVHGMMAALARMRTRNRGTIVNVGSALGYRSVPLQSVYCGAKFAIRGFTDALRSEIIHDRLKIHLTMVALPALNTPQFDWALNKMGKRARPVAPIFEPEVAARAIYFAATHHRREVWVGFSSVKAIVANRIAPNLIDRYLARSGYSGQLTDEPLPHDAPSNLFDPVPGDYGAHGRFGDEARQRSVEMFTDRHRALFWGLAGIGTMGLFGLLSKRRSGQR